The following proteins are encoded in a genomic region of Sorangiineae bacterium MSr12523:
- a CDS encoding SDR family oxidoreductase has protein sequence MSASSSKKVAVVTGASSGIGAVYAERLAARSYDLVVVARRADRLHALAAKIATTSPGTKVEVVEADLTTEPGLARVEKILAGDPDVHMFVNNAGLARVSPLAQSTSADSATQIALNIVAFTRLTRAVLPAFLSRNAGVIVNVASVMALHALPVSSVYSGTKGYVLNFSRGLQQELAGTGVKVQVVLPATTATEIWDNAGIPLAALPQDTIMTTENMVDAALAGLDQGETITWPSLADASLWDKYDAARTELFAATQTSKPAPRYKVE, from the coding sequence ATGTCCGCGTCCAGCTCGAAAAAAGTCGCTGTCGTTACCGGAGCTTCGTCGGGAATCGGTGCCGTCTACGCCGAGCGGCTCGCCGCGCGGAGTTACGATCTCGTCGTCGTCGCACGCCGTGCCGATCGCCTGCACGCGCTTGCGGCCAAGATCGCGACGACAAGCCCTGGCACCAAGGTCGAGGTCGTCGAAGCGGACCTGACGACGGAGCCCGGCCTCGCACGCGTCGAGAAGATCCTCGCGGGCGATCCCGACGTGCACATGTTCGTGAACAATGCCGGCCTCGCGAGGGTCTCGCCGCTCGCGCAGTCCACCTCCGCGGACTCCGCGACCCAGATTGCACTGAACATCGTCGCCTTCACCCGGCTGACGCGCGCCGTTCTTCCCGCGTTTCTCTCGCGCAATGCCGGCGTCATCGTCAACGTCGCCTCGGTCATGGCCCTTCACGCGTTGCCCGTGAGCTCCGTGTACAGCGGCACGAAAGGCTACGTGTTGAACTTCAGTCGCGGCCTCCAGCAAGAGCTGGCCGGCACCGGTGTGAAGGTTCAAGTCGTGCTTCCCGCCACCACCGCCACCGAGATCTGGGACAACGCCGGCATCCCCCTTGCCGCACTGCCGCAAGACACCATCATGACGACCGAAAACATGGTGGACGCCGCTCTGGCAGGTCTCGATCAGGGCGAGACCATCACGTGGCCTTCGCTCGCCGACGCAAGCCTTTGGGACAAATACGATGCTGCCCGCACCGAGCTATTTGCTGCGACGCAAACCAGCAAACCGGCCCCGCGCTACAAAGTGGAGTGA
- a CDS encoding TetR/AcrR family transcriptional regulator, giving the protein MRYPPAETAEKHQRILDEASKLFRERGFSGVSVSELMEATGLTHGPFYNHFASKQALMEACIQHIAAKAIAELEAVPSSERGKAEFFAAYLSTEHRDAPGAGCLSASLGPECSREAGLRQAFTEYVRNIISTSARHLPWKGKRSARSQAIHSMAAMVGAIVLARGVSDDELSEEILNEVRRSLE; this is encoded by the coding sequence ATGCGATACCCGCCCGCCGAAACGGCAGAGAAGCACCAGCGCATCTTGGACGAGGCTTCGAAGCTGTTTCGCGAGCGCGGCTTTTCGGGGGTCAGCGTGAGCGAGCTCATGGAGGCCACCGGCCTCACGCACGGTCCGTTCTACAACCACTTCGCCTCGAAGCAGGCGCTGATGGAAGCGTGCATTCAGCACATCGCGGCGAAAGCGATTGCCGAGTTGGAGGCCGTGCCATCGTCGGAGCGCGGCAAAGCGGAGTTCTTCGCGGCGTACCTCTCCACGGAGCATCGGGACGCACCGGGTGCGGGTTGCCTCAGCGCCTCGCTCGGTCCGGAATGCAGCCGAGAGGCGGGGCTTCGGCAGGCCTTCACGGAATACGTTCGAAACATCATCTCGACGAGCGCGCGCCACTTGCCTTGGAAGGGCAAACGCAGTGCGCGCAGCCAAGCGATCCACAGCATGGCGGCCATGGTCGGCGCCATCGTTCTCGCGCGCGGCGTGAGCGACGACGAGCTGTCCGAAGAGATCTTGAACGAGGTGCGCCGCAGCCTCGAGTGA
- a CDS encoding amino acid adenylation domain-containing protein, translated as MSADVEDIYPLSPLQQGLLFHVLYEPDTGVYLEQLWMTLTGPLDEARLRAAWDRVIERHPALRTGFVWDGLDEPMQIVVPAASAHTEWQHGDWRGLDATERERRLQAFLAEDRTHAFPLAEPSLMRLALFRTGEREHLLVWTIHHLVVDGWSLPLILGEVGAYYEHREATLARRRPYRDYIAWQRAADTTEGESFWRTELAGFTRPTRIGYQRETPGQPAAEGIHADLRVELDEETSAALRTMARTEQLTLNSVVQGAWAYLLSVHSGKTDVVFGATVSGRPTELAGADEMVGAFINSLPVRVSLQPDRSVADWLRDLQARQAKARQYEHLPLVRIQACAELPPGTPLFDTLLGFENYPLRENLFRGTDSGPALRLLGGTFHTHYPLTVLFIPDEKLGIHALYDTRRLDRDSVQHVLNQLRTLLRNMAQRPRRSLRELSLLTDSERAALTRRQPADLPVPEVTLLDMVEAQIRERPEVVAVVAGTEQLRYAELDARANALAHRLRAAGCTRQTLVAVCLPRGIDLIVALLAVFKAGGAYLPLDPDNPSERLAFLLRDSAAPIALVHSDTAGLLPAFTGTTLAVDAPSEEELWTGSVPTPDDLAYVIYTSGSTGTPKGVRVHHRNVVALFAATASWTSFDHRDTWTLFHSPAFDFSVWEIWGALVHGAKLVIVPFDVSRNPPRFAELLLEQRVTVLNQTPSAFRHLVRAIDKAQDGFAHRLRLVIFGGEALAPADIAPWFARFGHERPRLVNMYGITETTVHVTHHVLTDDGDTPLGQPITGTRVHLLDRYGNPVPDGIVGEIHVSGPGVSAGYLHRPELTAERFRLDPFAENRDARMYRSGDLARYRAGGTLEFHGRLDEQVQIRGFRVELGEIEAALSKHPAIGEAAVLAHTVDGEPHLLAFLVPSEPEASPVRRLRALTEREEHTTLDLPDGSTVFAVNRSETEFMAREIFTDAVYLQGGITLPDDACVLDVGANIGLFDLFVAQHCARPRIFACEPMPPLREVLARNLEVHGIPATMLPYGLGAAEDTVTFGYYPYATVLSGQFADPADERDVVRAFLVQQLESQGVHLADDVLDELLAERLTTESHRCRIRPLSDVIAEHGLTRIDLLKIDVEKSELDVLAGIREEDYPKIAQMVIEVHDVNGRLAQVTALLHRHGYRTTVLRDPQLTTTGLYNVYARRPDAPAAGSSAPPARWRGANRLLADVRTFAAEQLPYYMLPTRWTLVDRIPLTRNGKRDVAALSELAGQRPSAQADYAAPIGTTEIALAEIWVEVLGVARVGRADNFFALGGHSLLATQVVGRIRETCEISLPLHQIFSKPTLTELAEAIEQLREVFPRSG; from the coding sequence GTGAGCGCCGACGTCGAGGACATTTACCCGCTTTCTCCCTTGCAACAGGGCCTGCTGTTCCACGTGCTCTACGAGCCGGACACCGGCGTGTACCTGGAGCAACTCTGGATGACCCTGACCGGGCCCCTCGACGAGGCCCGATTGCGCGCAGCATGGGACCGCGTGATCGAGCGCCACCCCGCGCTGCGCACGGGCTTCGTCTGGGACGGTCTGGACGAACCCATGCAGATCGTCGTGCCCGCCGCCAGCGCACACACGGAATGGCAGCACGGCGACTGGCGCGGACTCGACGCGACCGAACGAGAGCGACGCCTCCAAGCCTTTCTCGCGGAGGACCGTACCCACGCGTTTCCTCTGGCCGAGCCCTCGCTGATGCGCCTCGCGCTTTTTCGCACCGGCGAACGCGAGCACCTTCTCGTGTGGACGATCCATCACCTGGTGGTCGATGGCTGGAGCCTTCCGCTCATTCTGGGCGAGGTCGGCGCGTACTACGAACACCGCGAGGCGACGTTGGCGCGCCGTCGGCCGTACCGCGATTACATCGCCTGGCAGCGCGCCGCGGATACGACCGAGGGGGAATCTTTCTGGCGCACGGAGCTCGCGGGCTTCACGCGACCGACCCGCATCGGTTACCAGCGCGAAACGCCCGGCCAGCCCGCCGCCGAGGGCATTCACGCCGATCTGCGCGTGGAGCTCGACGAAGAGACCTCCGCCGCGCTGCGCACGATGGCGCGTACCGAGCAGCTCACCTTGAACAGCGTCGTGCAGGGGGCGTGGGCGTACCTCTTGTCGGTCCATAGCGGCAAGACCGACGTGGTCTTCGGTGCCACCGTCTCAGGACGCCCCACCGAGCTGGCCGGTGCCGACGAGATGGTGGGCGCGTTCATCAATTCGCTGCCGGTTCGTGTATCGCTGCAGCCGGATCGGAGCGTGGCCGATTGGCTGCGCGATTTGCAAGCGCGGCAAGCGAAGGCGCGCCAATACGAGCACCTGCCGCTGGTGCGCATCCAAGCGTGCGCCGAGTTGCCCCCGGGAACGCCGTTGTTCGACACGCTACTCGGCTTCGAGAATTACCCGCTGCGGGAAAACCTCTTTCGCGGCACCGACAGCGGCCCGGCCTTGCGTCTGCTTGGTGGGACCTTTCACACGCACTACCCGCTCACGGTGCTGTTCATCCCCGACGAGAAGCTCGGCATCCACGCCCTCTACGACACCCGGCGTTTGGACCGCGATTCGGTGCAGCATGTCCTGAATCAACTGCGCACCCTGCTGCGGAACATGGCGCAGCGCCCTCGCCGATCGCTGCGCGAGTTGTCGCTGCTCACCGACAGCGAACGCGCCGCGCTCACCCGGCGCCAGCCCGCCGATTTGCCCGTGCCGGAAGTGACCCTTCTCGACATGGTCGAGGCCCAGATCCGCGAACGCCCCGAGGTCGTTGCGGTGGTGGCCGGCACCGAGCAACTCCGTTATGCGGAATTGGATGCGCGCGCCAATGCACTCGCCCACCGCCTGCGCGCAGCCGGCTGCACGCGCCAGACGCTCGTCGCCGTTTGCTTGCCGCGGGGCATCGATCTCATCGTCGCGTTGCTTGCCGTGTTCAAGGCCGGCGGTGCCTACCTGCCCTTGGATCCCGACAACCCGAGCGAGCGACTCGCCTTCCTCCTGCGCGATTCTGCCGCGCCCATCGCGCTCGTTCATTCCGACACCGCCGGCCTCCTTCCGGCCTTCACGGGCACCACGCTGGCCGTCGATGCCCCCAGCGAGGAGGAGCTGTGGACCGGCAGCGTTCCCACCCCGGACGATCTCGCCTACGTCATCTACACCTCGGGCTCCACTGGCACCCCGAAGGGTGTGCGCGTCCATCATCGAAACGTCGTTGCCCTGTTTGCAGCCACGGCCTCGTGGACCTCGTTCGATCACCGTGATACGTGGACGCTTTTCCACTCGCCGGCCTTCGATTTCTCGGTCTGGGAAATCTGGGGCGCCCTCGTCCATGGCGCGAAGCTCGTCATCGTCCCCTTCGACGTGAGCCGAAATCCGCCGCGTTTCGCCGAGCTCCTCCTCGAGCAACGGGTCACGGTGCTCAATCAAACGCCGTCGGCGTTTCGTCACCTCGTGCGCGCCATCGACAAGGCCCAGGACGGCTTCGCCCATCGCCTCCGCCTCGTCATCTTCGGCGGCGAAGCCTTGGCCCCCGCCGACATCGCGCCTTGGTTCGCGCGCTTCGGTCACGAGCGACCGCGTCTCGTCAACATGTACGGAATCACCGAGACCACGGTGCACGTCACGCATCACGTTCTTACGGACGACGGCGACACGCCCCTTGGCCAGCCCATCACCGGCACGCGGGTCCATCTGCTCGATCGGTACGGCAATCCCGTGCCGGACGGCATCGTCGGCGAAATTCACGTCAGTGGCCCTGGAGTTTCCGCGGGCTACCTGCATCGCCCCGAGCTCACCGCCGAACGATTCCGCCTCGATCCCTTCGCCGAGAACCGCGACGCGCGCATGTACCGCTCCGGCGATCTCGCCCGCTACCGGGCCGGCGGCACGCTGGAATTCCATGGTCGCCTGGACGAGCAGGTCCAGATCCGCGGCTTCCGCGTCGAGCTCGGGGAGATCGAGGCCGCCCTGAGCAAGCACCCCGCAATCGGCGAGGCCGCCGTGCTCGCGCACACCGTCGATGGCGAGCCGCACTTGTTGGCCTTCCTCGTCCCCTCCGAGCCGGAGGCGTCCCCGGTGCGCCGGCTGCGCGCCCTCACCGAACGCGAGGAGCACACCACGCTCGACTTGCCCGATGGCAGCACCGTCTTTGCCGTGAACCGTTCCGAAACGGAGTTCATGGCCCGCGAAATCTTCACCGATGCGGTCTACCTCCAGGGCGGCATCACCTTGCCGGACGACGCCTGCGTCCTCGACGTCGGCGCCAACATCGGCCTCTTCGACCTGTTCGTGGCCCAACACTGCGCACGACCCCGCATCTTCGCCTGCGAACCCATGCCGCCGCTGCGTGAGGTGCTCGCACGCAACCTCGAGGTGCACGGCATCCCCGCCACCATGTTGCCGTACGGTCTGGGCGCCGCCGAGGACACCGTCACCTTCGGTTACTACCCCTATGCCACGGTGCTATCGGGCCAATTCGCCGATCCTGCCGACGAGCGCGACGTCGTCCGCGCCTTCCTCGTGCAGCAATTGGAGTCCCAGGGCGTGCACCTCGCCGACGACGTCCTCGACGAGCTCCTCGCCGAACGCCTCACCACCGAGTCGCACCGCTGCCGCATCCGCCCGCTGAGCGACGTCATCGCCGAGCACGGCCTCACGCGCATCGACTTGCTCAAAATCGACGTCGAGAAGAGCGAGCTCGATGTGCTGGCCGGCATCCGCGAGGAGGACTACCCGAAGATCGCCCAAATGGTCATCGAGGTGCACGATGTGAATGGGCGCCTCGCGCAGGTCACGGCCCTGCTGCATCGCCACGGATACCGCACCACCGTCCTTCGCGATCCGCAGCTCACCACCACGGGCCTCTACAACGTCTACGCTCGCCGGCCCGATGCGCCGGCCGCCGGCTCCAGCGCACCACCTGCGCGCTGGCGCGGTGCGAACCGCCTGCTCGCCGACGTGCGCACGTTCGCCGCCGAGCAACTCCCCTATTACATGCTTCCCACGCGCTGGACCTTGGTCGACCGCATTCCATTGACCCGCAATGGCAAGCGCGATGTGGCAGCCCTGTCCGAACTGGCCGGGCAGCGCCCGAGCGCGCAGGCGGACTACGCAGCCCCCATCGGCACCACGGAAATCGCCCTCGCGGAAATTTGGGTCGAAGTCCTCGGTGTCGCCCGGGTCGGGCGCGCTGACAATTTTTTCGCGCTGGGAGGCCACTCCTTGCTGGCCACCCAAGTCGTAGGGCGCATCCGAGAGACCTGCGAGATCTCCCTTCCCCTGCACCAAATCTTCTCCAAGCCCACCTTGACTGAGCTGGCCGAGGCCATCGAGCAGCTACGCGAAGTATTCCCGCGTAGCGGGTGA
- a CDS encoding alpha/beta fold hydrolase: MSTAQSSPWIPAGLPRATPADGRPRVLCFHYSGKGASMFRDWPARLGEAAEVAAIQLPGREDRLRDTPIADIDALLAELVPAVKPWVDAPFVLFGHCMGALLAAELAVALRRQYGVQPHALVLSAVIPAWQERGSYDLSHLGDAALIRELRQRGSLTPKMLAEPALLTFILPSTRADSALCESIRAKGRPERPLLDCPLVLYAGRTDSRFEPEALQAWKALSTGPTRLTVFEGDHGFLDANPNAVIDAVRAELPRGGRP; this comes from the coding sequence ATGAGCACGGCGCAAAGCTCTCCGTGGATCCCCGCGGGCCTGCCGCGTGCCACACCCGCCGATGGGCGGCCGCGCGTGCTCTGTTTCCACTACTCGGGAAAGGGCGCCAGCATGTTCCGCGATTGGCCGGCGCGCCTGGGCGAGGCCGCGGAGGTGGCGGCGATTCAATTGCCCGGCCGTGAGGACCGCTTGCGCGACACGCCCATCGCGGACATCGACGCGCTGCTCGCGGAGTTGGTCCCTGCGGTAAAGCCCTGGGTGGATGCCCCGTTCGTCCTGTTCGGGCACTGCATGGGCGCCCTGCTCGCCGCCGAATTGGCGGTGGCACTCCGCCGGCAATACGGCGTCCAGCCGCATGCGCTGGTGCTCTCGGCCGTCATCCCCGCCTGGCAGGAACGAGGCTCGTACGATTTGAGCCACCTCGGCGACGCAGCGCTGATCCGCGAGCTCCGTCAGCGGGGCTCGCTCACGCCGAAGATGCTCGCCGAACCGGCGCTTCTCACGTTCATTCTGCCGTCCACCCGCGCCGATTCGGCGCTGTGCGAGTCCATTCGCGCCAAGGGACGGCCCGAGAGGCCCTTGCTCGATTGCCCCCTCGTCCTTTACGCGGGCCGCACCGATAGCCGCTTCGAGCCGGAGGCGCTGCAGGCGTGGAAGGCGCTCAGCACCGGGCCTACGCGGCTCACCGTCTTCGAGGGTGACCACGGTTTTCTGGATGCGAACCCCAACGCGGTCATCGATGCCGTGCGCGCGGAACTACCCCGAGGAGGTCGCCCGTGA